A genomic stretch from Telopea speciosissima isolate NSW1024214 ecotype Mountain lineage chromosome 7, Tspe_v1, whole genome shotgun sequence includes:
- the LOC122667296 gene encoding WAT1-related protein At1g68170-like translates to MVMVMVQAIFAGLNVFYKLATIDGMNIRIFMAYRYMFAFIFLAPFAFFIERKRRPKLTWMVAFQAFLCGFFGGTLAQNLYVLSLSLTSMTFAAAMTNLVPAITYLLAVILRMERLGIKTIAGKAKLVGSAIGIGGAMVLTFYKGHEVIIWSTNIDLTRGLGNAGATTHAAAGNRALGSILAFGCCWCHAIWMIVQTKLSERYPCPLSSTALMCLMGSVQNVILAICVDQKWEEWKLGWNIGLLTVAYSGILASGVTFTLIAWGVRARGPLFVSIFNPLMLLMVAIMGSLFLAEKLYVGSLVGAALIVVGLYGVLWGKGKEMKRMSLVRRPSQDDGEPIEGDGSNGGGGGGGGGGVGSIVLFQLKKPLTTILLPTPPKWGLSPVGFITTYGCLSSFGGNTGIRDNVYTDNHGFLVPRGEAKCWI, encoded by the exons atggtgatggtgatggttcAGGCCATTTTTGCTGGGCTCAATGTCTTCTATAAGCTTGCAACCATAGATGGGATGAATATCAGAATATTCATGGCCTACAGATATATGTTCGCTTTCATTTTCTTGGCTCCCTTTGCTTTCTTCATTGAAAG GAAAAGAAGACCAAAGTTAACGTGGATGGTCGCCTTTCAAGCATTTCtttgtgggttttttgg GGGAACGCTGGCTCAGAATCTATATGTGTTAAGTTTAAGCTTAACATCCATGACATTTGCAGCGGCCATGACAAATCTTGTTCCAGCCATAACCTATCTCTTAGCTGTGATTCTAAG GATGGAGAGGCTGGGGATTAAGACGATAGCAGGGAAAGCAAAGCTGGTGGGGTCGGCCATTGGTATAGGAGGGGCAATGGTGCTGACATTTTACAAAGGACATGAGGTCATCATCTGGTCGACGAATATTGACCTTACACGTGGACTCGGTAATGCTGGAGCAACTACACACGCTGCTGCTGGTAATCGTGCATTGGGATCAATCCTAGCCTTTGGTTGCTGTTGGTGTCATGCAATCTGGATGATTGTTCAG ACTAAGTTGAGCGAGAGGTACCCTTGTCCCTTATCAAGCACGGCTCTGATGTGCTTGATGGGGTCAGTACAAAACGTCATATTAGCTATTTGCGTTGATCAGAAGTGGGAGGAGTGGAAGCTAGGATGGAACATCGGGCTTTTGACTGTAGCTTACTCG GGAATATTGGCATCAGGAGTGACGTTTACGTTGATAGCTTGGGGTGTAAGGGCAAGGGGACCACTGTTTGTATCGATTTTCAACCCTCTGATGCTTTTGATGGTGGCAATCATGGGTTCTTTGTTTCTTGCCGAGAAGCTATATGTTGGAAG CCTAGTAGGGGCAGCGCTGATAGTGGTGGGGTTGTATGGGGTGTTGTGGGGAAAGGGGAAGGAGATGAAGAGGATGTCTCTGGTTAGGCGGCCATCTCAAGATGATGGGGAGCCAATTGAG GGTGATGGTAGTaatggtggcggtggcggtggcggtggcggtggggTCGGAAGCATTGTG CTTTTTCAATTAAAGAAGCCTCTTACAACTATTCTACTACCTACACCACCAAAATGGGGATTAAGCCCCGTGGGGTTCATCACTACTTATGGGTGCTTATCATCCTTTGGAG GGAATACTGGCATTAGGGATAATGTTTACACTGATAATCATGGGTTCCTTGTTCCTCGTGGAGAAGCTAAATGTTGGATTTAG